One Glycine max cultivar Williams 82 chromosome 8, Glycine_max_v4.0, whole genome shotgun sequence genomic window, AActgtaaatgaataaatataagcGAGAGAATACATTTGGgacacacaatatatatataatagattgaACATGACACACATGACTTGCACAATTGTGTTGATTCAAATCAAATATCTTTTCAGGGTTTGTGAGGATGAAGACGAATTGGAAGGTTCTTTGCAGGTATGGGCAAGGGATCAACGATAATTTTCTCATCTGGAATCAATTTTTGCCACTTAAACCTCTTCACTAGGTTGTGCATGAAAACCAATATTTCCAATCGAGCATACTCTTTTCCGGGGCACATCCTTGGTCCTCCACCAAATGGTACAAAAGTATAAGGAGCTGGCCCTTGTCCTTCGAATCTAGTTGGATCGAATTTCTCTGGCTCTGGAAAATATTCTGGACTTTTATGTGTTGAATTTGCACTCCAATACAACTACACacgtttcaaaaaaaaaaaaaaactaaattaagtgaccgaaaaataacaagaaataaGATAAATTGAGATAATATTTTGTAAGTAGATAACTTTCTTGAAATACATGTCTTATAAAGCTACATAATaacattgtaaaattattttttaatgttaatatatCATTATTAAACTCTATTAATAAATACTctcttttgtgtgtgtgtgatgcCTCTTTCaataatacaaattaacaaAAGTTTATTGACATAGAAACCAACAAACACATGCTTCAAGCCACAACTACACTAAAAGAAAATCGAAGGAGCGTATGTAAACATTGTGTATATGCCTTTGTACGTAAGAAAAATCCGTATACAATTTTCTTACCTTCCATCCCTTTGGTATTGAAAAGCCATCGAAAATAAAGTCATTGATAGCTTCCCTAAAACCTCCTTGAAGTGGAGGAGCGATTCTCATTACTTCACAAGCTACATTCCAAGAATACTGCATCCTGTTGACATCATCCCAATTCAATAACTCTCCTGGCGATTTCAGTTTTGCAATTTCCATTTGCTCTAAACAAATTTCACAAAAAGGGACacaaataagtatatatatcgTAATGAATCACAGCatatacattaaaatatttttacaaatatttattttattttataaacaaatatcgTATCTCtcaatatcaataaaataatgtttaaaacTGTATTTTTAGATACAGAGAAttcttaaattttgtttaaaatttagttttaagttaaaattgaaaattaaaaattcaaatctagCTAGTTTTGGGCTTGACTTATTCGACCAGTTCTTATAAAAAGTTCATTTCAGGGTGAAGTGTCCTAAAAGAAAGGTTTCTTGtggaattttatataaaaagtatgttttattatatcttcaataaaaaaattatatatatcagtaaaataataatatgcttGAGTTGCATGAAGTGGCTGAAGTGGGATTCTTctaaattttgacaaaaaatagCACGAAATTAGAGCAACAATCCACCGTATAAATGATGAGGTCAGACTTGATAATTTGTTTTGGAGGCTAGTTCGTAATTCAAACGTCAATCGAATCATGTGAAAATCAATGAAGTTTGACGTACGTTAAGAGGAATTGAAATCACGAAGATTTGACTTGTAGATTTGATAGCTGACTTTAAATACTTTAAAGATAATTGTTggtattaatttttcaataaacacttatataaaaatcaaatacatttttttcctgataaatagaattttttatgtataaattcaatttttagagAAAACAACAAGAGATCTTctatatataaactaattttaacttataagaaaaacatattttattttctttttcttttttataaatatttattgaaaaatttgttCAAATAAGATTGCAGTGTACTAATATTATGAATGACCATAGCTCTTCTTTAAGTAAAACAAACTTTCTATAAatgtaaaacatatttaaatgatattttattatttaatagtaatattttttatatttaaataactgGAGAAAGAAGGGAGAATAGGACTGAAGATCAATAGTTAGATTATTATAAGAAAACTTTCATTTGCATATcgtgagaataaaaataaaataattattgtttttattaatttaactaaCCAGGGCATAAGAAACACTAACTATATACTGTACTAGAGATTGAACatgatgtataaaaaaaatatccggCATAAGAAGTCTatcttaaccaaaaaaaaaaaatatcgggCATAAGAAACACTAACTATATACTGTACTAGAGATTGAAACATGATGTATAACTAAGATATTGATATCAAGTTTTTAACAAGCAAagtcaacaaaaaaatttaacaataactCACCTTGATAGACTCTATCATAAATGTGAGGGAGTTCAGCAAGATATTTGACAATGAAAGTGATTGCAGCACTAGCAGTGTCATGGCCTCCAATCAAAAGGCCAAGAATCTTGTCGGCAATATCCAATTCATTCATGAACTGTCCCTTCTCATCGCATGTTAACAACATATGAGACAAAATGTCTTGTGTTGGCGATGCTTTCCCTTCAGCTAAATCCACCTTCCTCTGTCTAATGATCTTCAACAGCTCCTTCCTGATTGCGTTTGCTGCTTTAATTGCTTTGTTGAACGGCGTTCCGGGAAGATCAATAGGCACTGATATGATTCCAGACGCCAACAGGTGAAAAGGGTTCTCAAATTTTGCTACGTGATTCACGTCCTCAATGCTCATAAACAAACGACAAGCCAACAAGAACGTGTACCTGTACTTAAgcacatatatgtatatataatcaattaacatgcactataattaattacaagGTACTCGAATCGTGATTCATCTACTAATATCAGTCTAGTGATGATAGGTTTGAAAACCTGTTGCAattacacacatacacacacacaaaaaaataaaaactattatgACCGATGCATTAGTGTGAATTAATGTGTGTAAACGGAAAATTTAGTAATATTGCATTTTTTGGTTGCACGATGCAACTGAAAGTGAAAACCATGGTTATTAAcatgaagaaaaggaaaatattttaattataaaaagtagCATGGAAAACATTTAAAGAAGAAGATGGTGAATGTATTTAGGACCTCTTGGCCAAGGGATAGACGGTGAGTTCCGTCTTGTTGTCCCAAAGGGAAGCGAAGTGGTTTCGAGCAATGGTGTCCATGATTCCAACGTAGCGTTGGAGAGCCTCGGGCTTAAGGAACTGAGGGAGCAACTTCCTCATCTTTTTGGACTCTTGTTTGGAGTTGCTAAGAAGCGTGGTGGGGAACACCTTGTTGACGCTGTTGGGCCACCACGCTGCAACAAGCTTGTTCTCGTTCGAAAATAAGAACTTGTTGCAGGTGGCCCCACAGAATATTACCGCCGGTTCCCCCAGGATGGAGGTCTTGAACAGCTGGGAGGAGTACCTGATCATCCGGTCGAAGATGAACTTCTCCGGATGACCCTTCCATCCTGTGGACAGGAACTCCAGGCTCTCCCCGATCACCGGGTAACCGGTGGCTCCCGGTGGCAGGTTCGGGGCCGCAAATGCAGACCTGTGCTTGTAGAAGAGGACGAAGAGGGAGAGGGTCACTATAGAAACGAAGAGGAGAAGGAGGGAGAGATGCAAGTTATTATCCTCCATTCTTCTCGTTTgagttaatttcttaattagttttGCTTCGTCACTGATAAATTAAGCTTCTTATAATGTGTTTTAACCCACAGTAGTGCAGTGGCATTTGGCTTGTGTCTTGGGTGCCAATTTATAAGCACAATCCTAGCTGGGGAGTGCGCAATGTGAACCTGagatatataaaagaatattgaAATCAATGGTGTGATATGATTAATCAATCTTTGTGGATAGAAAAGTATTTATCAAAAGATGTTAACTTTTTACATAGATTTATGCATTTTAAGGAACTTTTTTGGTAGGGACTCacgagtattttttttcaacttaattAGGTAAGCTTACTTGAGGGGATATAATCGTTATGTGTGTCAAAATATATtctctaattaaatatttgatgtgGTTGTATCATTAAGACTGcaattttagattattattgtaattaactTAAAACAGTTTTGCATTAATTAATCCACGCATGGAATAGCTGTATTAGATATTAATTAGTCACTTAATTTTTTAGGAATATTTTagacaaaataaattaagagagtatattagattaggattttaaaagattattttgacttaaaaaattatttgaattttaaaattatgaatatctatcatttttaataaaaaaacaaggaaTGATTATATacgataaaaagaaaaaatatgtcaattaacgagaaaaaaaaatcttataacaTCTAAAAGATTTGAGTGAGATTATTaatatgcattttttatttaaaagtttcataaaatttatgaaaattcatcctaacaaaaaatttatcaaaatttatatacttttaaataataataaaaatatcaacaaattttattaaatttcttaaaaaaatctaaataattttaattaaatatcataagatttatttttattatttaaaatttttgaaaaaatacctcaatatttttttataaatttttttaattgaatacatCCCTTAAAAATGAGGTCCCAAGTGGAAATACTATGGATTAATTACTGTGCGTCATATATAGTCAAATAATGTAGGTCATGCCCATGCTAATCTCTTCTCTTTGATTACGCCATTTCGCAATTATTGTTTGCGTGTTTATTAACCGCAAGAAATATGAGACTATGGAATGGATCCGCGTTTGGCAAAATGCAATATTGATAGGATCATTGCTGCTTGAGGGGTGAGCGTCAGTGTTTGAATGTTAGTGGGGGTGAGTCAGTTCCTGTGACAAGTCCACCTCAGGTGACAATATTATCTCTTTTTACTGTGCAAAAAAGAAGAATTGAGAAACATGCCTAATTTTCATTAGGTTggaaatatgattaattatatttttagtttttaaatttttattaaatttattttcaagtctttaaataaaaatttaatcaatcaaacacttttttaaaatttgatttttagtctctaaataaaagtttaattagtgaacattcttcaatttttttataaagatttttagtcactaaactttttaaaattcagttttaattcttaaaatttcatgaataaaaataatgagtttaaacttttgttaaggaaatgaaaacaaaattttttaaaaacttaggGACGTTGatcggtaaaaaaaaaattaaagactaaatatgttaataaaaaaagttaaaaaatcttgatcattcaaacttttatttaagaattaaaaattaaattaaaaaaaacatttatatactctttttttcttgaaataattaaaaaaaatcaattcaatttaaattcGATTACAACTTAGTTGATTTCGAATCCATTTTTTTACACACCTACTGAACTATTTATATAATGTTTATTTAGcccataaaaaacatttaacccAAGCTACTTAAGCATTTAAACTACACGTGTTTGCTTACAAATCggtaaaaaagattaaaaaaaaagttagtagCTCCATCGTAATTAagcatattaatttattttttagagataatcttatttaaaatagGATTATACTTTAAATACGGATTTTATGAGCTACAcactcttaatatatatatatatattaattacaataaaatgattatatattatatgatgatttatattaaataacaatgtaatatataacttattttctcttaaatgtatatttttggtcaaaaataaaataaaattagcaaaGATTCAAACCGTGATTATTATGGTACGAAGactaatcaattatattatgtaaaaataatggTTAAGATGCTCTTTCATTCCTAAGGGGGCCATTGTTTATATACAAGAATGTGACATGCGATTCCTCCTAAAATCGTGCCTCTAATATCTCCATCTACCAATTACACAcgtgtttaattattatatagttGTAAATAGCTATTAACAAAATCAACTCTGAATTGCACATTAAAAGATTACCAAATATAACTAATTTCTAAATATAGCTTAATACCCCTCTTAAGTTGGAGCATGGAGATTTCAAATGCCTAACTTGCCAAGGAAAGTTTCAAATTGCATTTCCCCCAATGCTTTTGTGAATATATTTGCAAGTTGAGCAATAGTAGGAACATAGCTGGGGCGAATATTGTCTTTGAGAATCTCATCCCAGACAAAGTGACAGTCTACCTTGATGTGTTTGGTGCGTTCATGAAACACTGGATTTTTGGCAATGTGTAAAGCGGCCTGACTATCACAACGAATAGTCATGGGTTTGTCATGGACAACCCCTAGGTTGGAGAGGATCCCTTTCAACCATTTCAACACGCATGTAGTGGTTGCCATAGACCTATACTCAGCCTTAGTAGAAGATCGAGAAACTGTATgttatttctttgttttccaGGAAATAGGAGAGTCACCAAGCTGTACTAGCCATCCGGTGACTGATCGTCTGGTCAAAGGACAACTGGCCCAGTCTGAGTCGCACCACCCATAAAGTTGTAAGTCACATTCACGAGCAAAAAATATTCCTTGTCTTGGATTACCCTTTAAGAATCGAACTACTCGGAGTGCAGCTTCCCAGTGTTCTATTCGGGGTTGTTGCATGAATTGAGACAGAATGTGAACACTGTATGACAGCTCAGGCCGAGTGaaacacaaataaatcaaaTGCCCAACTAAACACCCATATTGCTCGGGATCTGAAAGAAGTTGTCCTGCAGCAAGTGACAAGTGATGGTTCTGCTCTAATGGGGTGGCAACGGGCTTAACACCAAGGAGACTAGCTTCAGATATAATATCAAGCGCATATTTACGCTGACAAAGAAAAATTCCTGTAGAATTTTTGGCAACTTTAATACCcataaaatacttcaaaacaCCAAGATCTTTCATATGAAAACATGTACTGAGGTAGAGCTTAAAATGCTTGATGGCAGTAGGAGTATTGCCAACAATGATCAAATCGTCAATGTACACAAGAACCACAAGTTGAGTGTCTTTTCGATGCAAAGTGAACAGAGAGTAGTCAAGATATGATTGCTGAAATCCATAGGATTTGAGAGTAGTAGAGAGCTTGGCAAACCAACAACGTGGAGCTTGTTTTAACCCGTAAAGCGATTTTCGCAACTTACAGACCATGTCCGGTTGTGAAGCTGAAAAATCAGGAGGCATTTTCATGAACACTTCTTCGTGCAAATCTCCATGCAAAAATGCATTGTgcacatccatttggtgaagttCCCAAGCTTTTGCTACTGCTACTGCTAAGACAGTACGCACTGTGACCATTTTAGCAACCGGTGTGAATGTCTTAGTGTAGTTGATCCCTTCTTCTTGATGATTATCGAGTATAACTAATCGGGCTTTAAAACATTCAACTATCCCATTTTCACCCGAGTGCTTTCTTTCCGGGCAATAGTCATTGCATGGTCCTCGTACGATTTCGCTCAAGAGCTTGATCTCAGATTGCATTGCTTATCTCCAACGAGCATCTTTCACTGCTTCATGAAAATTGAGTGGTTCTTTTTCTATAGTAATAGCTACAAGGAAATATCTATGTGGCAAAGAAAATTTTTCACAGTTTACATAATGCGTGATAGGATAGAGTGCAACTGAAAAATGAGATCGAGCTTATGAACGAATATAAGGACTTAACTTTTGAATCGTGTGTATGACGTAGTCTTGCAACTGAGTGGATGGATATTTGACACGACAGCCACGTCCTAGTGGTTCATTCTCATTATGAGTGTTTGGGATCTGTATATCTGGAGGTTCTGGAAACACAGTAGTATCTGTTACAACAACTTCGGTAGTGTCAGTACCCCCCTTATCATCAAGAATCTGTTCTACGAGCGACTCATTTTGATTGGCTGGTCTGTCGTCAATTTGATTCTCTAGATTAGCTTCATCAATAATGGAGATTGAGGAAGTTGATGCAATTTCAGTGTGATGAAATAGAAACTGGTTTTCAAAGAAAGTAACGTCTCATGACACAAAGAATTCATGGGTCTTAAGGTCGTAGACTTTCCATCCTTTTTGCCCATAAGGGTACCCCATGAAGACACACCGACGGCTGCGACTTGTAAATTTGTCTCCATTTGTATTTTGGTTACGTGCAAAACACAAGGACCCAAAGATACATAGGTGAGTATAAGATGGCGATTGGTCATGCAATACTTCATATGGAGTTTTTCCTTTCAAGACTGAGCTTGGAGTACGATTAATCAAGTATCCTGCTATTAACACACATTCGCCCCAAAATTCAATGGGTAAACTTCCTTGAAATCACAAAGCTCACGCCACATTGAGGATATGTCAATGCTTTCTTTCAACCTTGCCATTTTGCTGAGGTGTTCCTGTACAAGAAGTTTGGAAAACTATCCCATGctcaagaaaatattttttcatgcaAATGAATTTTGTTCCATTATCACTTCTTATAGTTTTAACCTTTTTGTTATATTTCCTTTCTGCCATAgcaaaaaaatttgttagtgcCCGTGATACTTCTTTCTTAtcaattaacaaaaacaatcaaaCTGCACGTGAGCAATCATCAACAATGGTAAGAAAATAGGAAGCACCACAAGAAGAAGGAGTTCTATAAGGTCCCCATAAATCACAATGTATCAAATCAAATGTATTCGAAGCTTGATTATTATTTAATGGAAATGTTTCTCTAGTTTGCTTAGCTTTTTGGCATGTATCACAAACTTTATTATGCGACTCACTAACTCTGTTCCTACTACCATCAGAGATTAACTGAGTAGTTTGCCAAGATGGATGTCTCAAACGCTTGTGCCATACTTCTAGTTGAGTTATTCCTTCAACTTTGCAAGCCTTCACTTTTGGAATTTCCCGGAAGAAGTAGAGTACATCCCTTCGTTCACCCGCTCTAATCAACATCTTCAAAGTGCGATCCTGTATCACACACAGATTAGTAGTAAACTGGACATTACAATTGGATTCATCTGATAATTGtgatataaaaattaagttgcAATTCAATTGAGGCACATAAAGCACGTTTTCAAGTCTTAAACCACCAACAAGTCTTATTGTTCCTTCTTTAGTAGATGTGGCGGTATGTCCATTAGGAAGTCCAATAAGGCACCCAGGCACTTTCCTCACATCACATAGGTGTTGCAAGGTTCCTGTCATGTGATTAGATGCCCCACTATCAAGGATTCATGAATTGGGTTTAGTCTTACCAGTCATGCTTTCATTTTGAGTGACTTTCGAATTGTTAAATAATTCTACTAGATGCTTTTACTACTGCACCAGTGTTCTTAGTTCAATTTATTCTATGCTTGCTCGCTCCCTCTCTTTTTCCATAGTATAATATATTTACGTTATCGACAacgttatttcttttcttttgtttttataagttattttctcTAACATAACCTTGACCGAAGTAGTAAATATAGctgaaaaaacaatttaacgaattttttgaaagaaatttaaaataatttttttgaaattttagaggataaaaaatatattttaccctAATTTTGAAAGTAGCTGTTTCTCTAGCTAGATGTAAATGTGCTGAGCACGAAGATTTGATATCATTTGAATTCGTTGGTTCTATAAACTTTACAAAATATAGCAGGTGTTATAATTCTATTTAAGTTTGGCACGAGGATCCTGAGGTACGTACTTCTCGATTTCTTGGTGTTGGCATAATCAGTATAGAATCTtttctttgccttttttttaGACGATAATTTTATTCGAGTTATATATTATAGGTATTAAGTGTGagtatttcttttaatgaaaattagatTATTAGAACCGTAGTTCTCCGCATTACGGGAAACTAATAACTTTCGCTTGACTTAACTCTCTCATGAATAATTAATATCAACAGCAGTTACGTCTCTAGAGTCTAGATTACTAGATGGCAGTATTTTTGCCAACATTAGAATATGtatgtttattatattatattgacGAAAGCTTTGTCCATCAATTTTGTGGAAGACTTCTAGGgctttattaataaaagaagtaaGTCAATACATCATCATACATTGATTTCATTAtgttgatattaattaaactttaaatctTCTGTCGCAGACGATTGAAGTCAATGGTTGAGCCAACCACgcatttttatttcctttgcCTCGTTAACACGGTTAATTTAACTCTAATTAATTCAGCTCTCGCGCAGCACAATTCCTCTTGTGCGATCCATGCCACTGGCTGTATTATTATTAGAATTAGAACAAACAATATATTGCATATCTTTGCGAACCACTCGCGCAGCACAAGGTACGCCAGGACAAAATAAATagattcaataaaattattattaataataaacaaataaaaaagaagagagtGTGTTGCATATCTTTTTTTCTGAACCAAAGgatatagaaaataataaaacgcgacaaaatcaaacaaccacacaatttttttaataattaaaagcaagtattattttttttttcaatttttaattcatcGTGTATGTAAAGTTTATGGAACTTGTGTCTTAAGAAAGGTCGATTTTCAAACTATATGTTCCCTCATATATTTTCCTTTCATATACTAGTATTTAAAACCATTTACGTGTACAAACCAATATTAATATAATGGTGATCCAATGTATATTGTGTAGAAATTCTTAAGGGGTTTTCTAGactatcaattataggaaataacaggatcttgaaacctatgattctcacaaataatcaATAAACAATGATGCATATCTTTTTTCATAGGAAGACTTGtatctttctccataggaacatCTCTCTGGTGTACTTTGATCTCCttgaaaaatgagagaaataaaatttcACTTCCTTTAGCCTTTCTTTTCTGTCTCTCTCCGTTAGTGATGACTATGtgtgagagagaacactttctggtcaggaaggggatcttatttcacgttagtggatATTAAACCCCTTTTATAATCACTACTctcatcaagtagcagttagttctagaaacttctcctattaagcccagttacaatttagcccttaatcgttaattatttacttattagtccttacataagtcacatgtctctcacatgaAACATTAATTCTTACCTTCTCtcacttggctcatgtgacattaataaacattatggactaaataaataaatagattaactaacataatgcgcattaaaaatgactaaattattatgtacattgggtacatcataatttcatgattaagaatatgaaccaattcgagtcatggcggttgtacatcatctaatcgacatagtcccttccatgtactacaaattagtcttctccttaatatgaccattagttaggagtacataattggtccaacataatgttttcattcaagacaaaacctgttaacattactctaacacaaacatacacgcaaacatagagaacaggtaatcagaaacatatcataattgagctcagagtgtcagcaaaattacataaggtaaattacacttaatgatcatcaataacaatagtgcccatactttcaacatgttctataatgtcttgggcaataatcccttattcaaaggatcaactatcataaggtttgtgctaatatgttctattgacactctttgtttctgaacttcttccttcacgacaaagtacctcaatttcatatgcttagcacccttaaagtacttgtcgttcttacaaaaaatattgttgcgaaattatcacaatacattttcagcggcctagcaatactgtcgacaattccaagtcctgaaataaagttccgcaaccaattagcctgaattgtagcctcaaaacatactacaaattcagctctcagatgcaacaacaactggtgcatacaaaattactttcatttgttttcgttccatgtcatttctaggacattgtgCGAGACTAACTTTAtctcatttctaaattagaataggtGATGTTAAACATCTTTCCATCTTGAATCTCTCTAGTACTTATTTGATATATGCTTTTTGAGATAggcctaacaatccttgtgatctattataaaatatttttatccctatcacatagcttacctCACCTATATAtttcacttcaaagtttctagagagaaatttcttagtctcatgaagaatACCAAGATTGTTAGctgcaagcaagatatcatcaatatacagaattagaaaaataactttactcccactgaccttcagacACATACACTAATAAatagtattttccttaaatctaaagaaaacaatggtatcattaaacctcaaataccattggcgggaagcttACTTTAAGattgtatattgatttctttagtttgcacaCTATGTGTTCCTTTCCCTCAACTCagaaccccattggttggtccatacaaacattcttctctaaatctccattaagaaagacaattttcacatccatttgatgtagctccaagtcataatgggatactaatgccatgataatcctgaaagaatcctttcgtgagaccggtgaaaacgtctctttataattaatgttatctttctgagtaaatcccttagcaacaagtctagccttataacgttcaaggttgccatgagagtcacgtttagtcttgaagacccacttacaaccaactctcttacaaccctttggtaattctacaaggtcccaaacaccattatgttccatggaatttatctcttctttcatgacatttaaccacttc contains:
- the LOC100813159 gene encoding beta-amyrin 28-monooxygenase — protein: MEDNNLHLSLLLLFVSIVTLSLFVLFYKHRSAFAAPNLPPGATGYPVIGESLEFLSTGWKGHPEKFIFDRMIRYSSQLFKTSILGEPAVIFCGATCNKFLFSNENKLVAAWWPNSVNKVFPTTLLSNSKQESKKMRKLLPQFLKPEALQRYVGIMDTIARNHFASLWDNKTELTVYPLAKRYTFLLACRLFMSIEDVNHVAKFENPFHLLASGIISVPIDLPGTPFNKAIKAANAIRKELLKIIRQRKVDLAEGKASPTQDILSHMLLTCDEKGQFMNELDIADKILGLLIGGHDTASAAITFIVKYLAELPHIYDRVYQEQMEIAKLKSPGELLNWDDVNRMQYSWNVACEVMRIAPPLQGGFREAINDFIFDGFSIPKGWKLYWSANSTHKSPEYFPEPEKFDPTRFEGQGPAPYTFVPFGGGPRMCPGKEYARLEILVFMHNLVKRFKWQKLIPDEKIIVDPLPIPAKNLPIRLHPHKP